The window AAACATTGCTTCGTTCATAGAGAAATTACCTCACGTTGTGTTTTTTCTATTTTTCCATCCGCGACTCGAAAAACACAGTCAGCGAGATCCTGAATTTCCGGTTTATGTGAAACGAAAATGACCTGTTTGAATCCACCTAACGTCATCGCCTTATCCAACATCTTTTGGTAAAGGTAGGCGTTTTTTTGTGTAAGTCCTCCATCCGCTTCATCTCGGATCAGAGTTTCAATGGCCTTTCCTGTTTTTTGAATCTTGTATACGGCCACACCTAATGAGATTCCTTCTTTGATGATGGCCTCCTGTCCCCCGGATTTATTATCTACGAAGGTTTCCTCACCGGTCTCTTCATCGTATACTGCAATGGAGAAGTCCTCTTTGATCGTTCCTTTCCCAGTTTCCTTTGTTGTTTTAAAGGATACTTGAAATCGGGATCCGTAGCATTCCGAAAGAACATCATTGATGGTTGCTGAAATCTCTGGACCACTCGCATCCAGCTTTAGGGCCCGAACACCTTTTGGAGAAAGGGCCTCGCAAAGATTTTTGATCCGTCCAAGCCTTTCCAATTTAGTCTTGGTACCAAGTGATTCCAGTTTCTCTTTTGCTTCTTTTACCTGTAAAAGTTTTGATTCAAATTTGGAAATATTAGATACAAGCTCATCTCTTCTCTGATTCAAAATTGTCTTTTTGGATCGGGCTTCGCTCAGTTCCTTCTCAATTAAAAGTTGTCCATCAACATCGGATTGTTTTGCGGTGATCAAAGATTCGATTTCGGAAAGCTTCGATTCCAAATCCTTTTTCTTGTTCGTTGAGATATCGATTTTAGCCTGATAATCACGGATCCGTTCATCTATTAAATCTAAATGAGCAAGATGTTTTAGAGTTTCATCGAAAGTAGAGATTTCAGTTTTCTTTTCTGAAATTTGTTTTCTGATTTCATCTTCTTTGTTTCTTAGCTCCTTAACTGAATCGAAAGTTTTCAGTTTTTCGGATGTGAGCAATTTTTCGGAATCGATTCTTTGCATTTCCAACTTAGAAGAATCAATTTTTTTAACCTGCGATTCCACTTGTAGAGTAATCGAATCAAATTCTTTCTGTAGCTCTTCGATTCGACCTTTCGATTTTACAGCATCGGCCAGGAGTTCGCAGGCTTCTGTTAGTTGCTTGCCTGATACTTCAACTCCATTGCAGGGAACTCTTTCGAGAAGGCTTGCTTTCTTTTGGCATTCGGTCACTTCCGAAGTCAACTTTGCGAGCTTCGATCGATACTCGGAAAGGAGTGTGTTCGCAGTATCAAATTCATTGCGAGTCGATGTCTTCTGGTTTTCGAGTTTTTCAAGTTCAAGAGTCACCTCTTTATTTGAATTTTCAATTGCCTTCGTTTCGATATCGATTTTGGTTTTGATTTCTAGGATTGATTTATCCAATTCCGAAATCTCTTTTTCCAAACAATTTTTCTTTTCGACTGCAGTTCTGATCTCAGGTTCTTTTTCTTTTAAAGCCTCGTTGTTTCTGAGTCTCTCGGATAGATCCTCGATTTCCTTTTCCAAAACCTCTTTGTCAGCTGAAAGAGTTTTTTTAGATTCAATCAATTCTCGAACTTCTGTAGATCCTGCTTTGTAATCCGCTAACCTTTGTTGGATTTCTGATAGAACTTTTTCCAAAGATAGAAGTTCGCCTTCCACTTTGGTTTTTTCTTTCAGATCATCACTCAAACTATTCTGAGCATTCGATTCGCCTTCGATGATAAAGTTTAAATTTTTAAACAATACATCATCTGCAGCAATGCTACTCTCAAGAGCCTTTCTTTCACTTTCAAGAAGCTCGAATTCCGAATCGTATTCTTGGAATCCCAAAAGGTTTCCGAGAAGCTCTCTGGATCCTGCTTGGTCCAGGGACACGATGTGACCCTTCCCTTTTTGGCTGTGGTACAGAGCCGATAGGAAAAGTTCCTCCGGAAGATCAGTGTGTTCCAAAAACTTTTCTTGGAATTCTTTGAGCTTCCCTTCTGTGACTGCTTTCCCATCGACATAGAGATAAGGCTTTTGAGTTTTCGCAATTGGATCGATGAGTCTTTTTACGTGAATCAGCTTTCCATTGAATTCGGCTTTCACTTCGATGGAGGATGTTTTGTCTTTGAAACATCCGTAAATCGCACCCTCTTCTCTTCCTGATTCCGAACGTCTGTTTGGTGTCACTCCATAGAATGCCATCGAAAGAGTGTCTAAAAGTGTTGTTTTCCCGGATCCGTTATCGCCAACGATGGCAATCTTTGAATCATCTCCGGGAGTCCATGTGATCCCGTCTGGAAATGGGATAGATCCTTTGTTTTTTATTTCCAAGATTTTCATGCCGCAACCTCTTCTTTTACTTCCTGAGCTTGAATGATAGCTCGACGTTCTGCGAGATGGATTTCGATATCAAAATCTTCCATCCCTTTGCTTTTGAAATAGATTCGAAGGGATTCTTCGATATCGTTTGTCTTTGCTATCTCCTCGTTTCGAACTGCAATTTTTGTGACTGTAGTTTTCTCGATTTTTACCGTTGGATCTACTGCAGATAGAATCTCTTTCAGATTGGTGGGAATTGTGTGAGTGAGTTCTTTATCTACCGTGTAACGAAATCGAAGTTTTGCATTTGATTCCGAAATCTTTGTCAGATCGATCGTTTCACCAGATTCCCCAATAAATTCGGTTCCGTTCCACTTTGCAGAAATAGAAATCATCGGCTCTGGATTCAGTGAAATGAATTCAGGCATTTCATCCCATAATCCTCCATTCCAAGTCCAAATCAAAATTCCTTTATCGTCTTTCGCCTCTCCCCATGTTTGGCGAGTGATCGATCCAGGATACCAAACCTTGCCACCGACATTTTGTACTTTGTGGTAGTGGCCACCAACAACCGGGCATCCAAAAGATTCGAGTAGGCCGAGCGGTAAGTGAATTCCGTTCATCCGAGGGATGCGGTCGTTATCCAATTTTGCATCCGAGATTGTTCCGTGAAAGGGAACAAAAGAAGGAAAATCAGCATTCTGAATTTTTTGGTAATAAGAATCCAAAAGATCCATAAATGCATTGGTTCCTTTCTCCGCTAACTGCTCGACACTCTTTGATTGGAGAGCCAGGGCACCTGCAGAGAAATGTGGAATCGTAAGGAATTGGATACGCTCTTTTTCCTGACCTAGATAGAAATCAAAGATTTCAGGAGTTTCCGAAACATAAACATTCCCAAAAACTCGACTCTGATAGCATAGGAGTTCTTTCGGTTTATCGTGGTTCCCTCGAATGACAAGAATCGGAGTATTTGCCGCAAATCCATCAATGAACTGTTTGAAAACTAACCTTTGTTCTTCAGTGGAAACATCCTCAAAGATGTCTCCACCAACGCATACGAGGTCCACATTCCGTTCCCGAAAGATTTCGCCTGCCTTGAGAAGTGCGATTGCTTCCTTGGATTCGAATCCACCTTGGAGATGGATGTCTGCAATGTTACCAATCTTAATCATAGCTTTGCCTCCTTAGGATTCAATTCCCGATATTTGTTCCCGAGTAAAGTTTTCAGACCAAGGAAAACTAACTCGTCTTCGATGATATCTTGCGAAAGAGTATCCCGTAGCTCTTCCCATCGTTGCTTAGTGGAACATTCTTTGATCCAATTCTTGAATTCATCAGCTGTGTATGGTTTTTCGATCGCAGGTGCAGTATCTCCATAAAGGCTTTCTTTTGCTACAGTTGCCGATGCCTCAATGGTTTTTCCTTGCTCGAGCGATTCGATAGATCCATCGCCAACTATGGCCCGGACACAAACCCACATCTTTTGAGCCTCCTCTCTCTTCATTTGAGTAGGGATCGCAAGCATCTCTTTGATCGCATTTCGTTTCGCTTTTCGATCAACACTCTCATAAATGTGAGCTTGGTTTTTTCCAGAAGACGTCGTAATTGGAAGGCTTTTTCCTACTGGAGATGATTTAACAATTGTTCCATCTGGCAATCGTAGAGAGGCAACATACTCGATACGCAAATGAGGTATACCATTGAGCTTGGTTTCATCTTCTGTAACTTTCTCAAGTCGGATTCCCATTGCTTGGGCAATATTGATCACCTTTTCAGATTTCAACATCACGTGACCTGGTTTTAGATTTACCTCAGAGGCATTCTTTTCATCCCACAAATCATCATCATTTACTGTTACAAACTGTGGTTTTAGTGAGATTCCTTCCGGGAGGGAGTTCATTAGAAACTGCGAAAACATTACGATATTGTATTTCTCTGTTGGGAACAATGTCTTAAGGTTTTTGAGTTTCTCGATTGGGTCCTTTGCATACGCACTGGGATTGATCTCTCCGTTCGAAAGCAAGATCGAATTTTCTTGTGTTGTTGATTCAGCCATGTTGTAGCTCCTTTTCTATTTTTCCGTTAAATTCCATTTCCAGTTCGTAGGTATCATAACCGTATCCCTGGAGGATTGTGATTGCTTCGGAGTGATGGTATTTCAGATCAATTAGGATCTGATAAACATTTCTCACTGAAAATATTCCCTGATCGACATCGAGTGAGAATTCCATTATGTTTTCACCTCACAGTATACTGGTGGGATTAGTCCTTGGGATTCAAGATGTTCTGTTATTTCGCTTAGAAGTGGCTCTCTACCCAAGTCTCTCGAAAGTTCAAATCTTGATTGGTCTACTAGTTTTGTGAGCTTATCAAAATCATCCTTTGCAGCTTCGATCCGAACATCCTCATATAAATCGAAATGGTTACATGCGTTATCCCAACGGTCGCAAAAAAGTTTTCGGCTTCCATCGTAGGAATAATCTTTCCAGCGTTTGAGCGCTCGTTTAGCACCGCATTTCGGACATTTGTTGGAAATAGTATATTTCTTAAGGTGTTCTGGAAATCCACCGTGGTCGGATCTATCTGGAATCGTTACTGTGATTGTCTCATCTTCTGAATTCATTGGTTCTCTCCTTTTCTAAAGTACTTGCAAAGAAGAGATGGTAGGTCTATGGTGTTCCTATCATCTCCTGATGTGGCCCTCGATTGTTAGCCGCCAAGCATAGTCAATCGGGGGTTTGTTGTTTTAAGACCAAAGTCCTCCTAGCGGATTCATGTTGGTCGAAGTTTTCGCATATCGATTCTTAGAAGTCGAATCCATAAAATATCGCACTTTCTTAAAATCCTGATGAAGTTCTTCTCGAGACTTTCCATTCTGAAATATTTCAGATTTCTTGTTTGCTTCGAGTTGCTCCGTTAGGATTTTATGAAAGGAATCATCCACCTTTTTTCATTTCCTCCAAAGATTGTAAGAAATCTTCCCTCGTTGTGATGTTCGAAGGATCAAAGATAACTTTCGCTAGGTCATAGAGCTCTTCCAAACGACCTTCTTCTTCTACAATTTGAATCGCTGCCTTCTTTTCGATTTTCGATAGAAGCTTGTAGTCACGGTGCATTGTTAGTTTTGCTAAACTGTATAGTTGGTTCCAAAGTGATTGGTGACCTGTGTTCGATTGAAAGGCGTATTCCTTCAAAAGGATTCCAATTTCATTTCGAAAATTCAGAACTTGTTTCTCTTCTACTTCGTTTGTCTCAACACTCATAAAATCCCTCGCTTCTAAGAATACTTTTGATTTCACCTAACTTTAGTTTGTATCCGTATTGTTGTTCGAATCTAGAAATGATTAATTTTGCTCTTGCGATCATGCAGACATCCTTTCCAAAGTTCTGATGGCTTTAGTCGGATCTGGATAATCCCGGTCCAAATAGATGTCGTGCTTCTCAAACCAGAGTGCAACTTTAGGAGAATGGCATTTTCCTGTGATGAATTCAGAAACAACCGGACGGCTCACACCGCATTCATAAGCAATTGAAGCCTGGTCCTTGCCCAGATAGGCAAGAATCCTATTGATTGCCGTCGGATCGTCCGGGAACGGCCTCACAGGCGACATAGTAAGGATCTCTACTAAATTCGATTGCTTTGTTTCACTCATCATATGTGATTACACCCTGAACCTAATTGATTTAGGTAACGAAATCAGAATACAGGTAGCTTATATTTTGTCAAATTACTTTTTTACAGGTGAGCTATATTTTTTATGACCAATGTTCGCCATAGAATTAAAGAAGTCTTAGCTGAATTAAAAGCGGAGGGACATCGCCAAACGCAAATTGCAGAAAGTTTAGGCATAACTCAAGCCTCTGTGAGTAGTTATTCTAGAGGCGAGCATGACGTTTCGATTCCTGTCGCGATGTTATTTGAGGCTAATTACGGTTACAGGAAAGATTGGATTTTAAACGGCGAACTTCCGAAGAAAGTAGATTCGAAAAACCAACTCGCCGAGGTCGCCAGGATCGCAAAACAGGGAAGAGATTTAGATTCTATTCCTGAAATTAGAGATCTTCTTCCAGATATTAAAAAACTGAAAGAAGAAGATTACAATGTACTTGTAACGACGATTAGAAGGTTTCTAGGGAAGAAATAATTACTTATAAGTTGCGTTGATTTTCTTTTTCTTTAAGTAAACTGCTCCGACAGATTTCTTAATTAATTCATCGGAAAAGTGTTTTACTAAAGGCTTCCAAGTGTTCCATGAATATCTGAAATCTTCCCCGGAAAATTCTTCTTTATTACATTTGTCACCGTTTAACGGAGTTTTTGAAATCCCAAAAATTAAAACTACATCGGAATTAATTGTATTATCGAATGAAAACTTGATATTTCCATTTCCTTTACAAAAGGAAAAATCCATACTCATAGGAATTTGACAAACTTCCTTTCGGAACTCATCATTATTCTTTTTTGCCTTAATTGCCCATTCATCAAATTTGTTTAAGCAATTATAAAGTTCATTTCTGGAATTGTCGTCAAAACTAATGGAAAAAACTGTAGCATTATAAAGTAGAAAAGTAGTTAAATGCACTTCTCCATTATGAATGTAGTAACTTAGACTAGTTTGTATTTTTTCATATGGATTAATAGTACTAAAATTGCTACTAACGAAAACAATTGATTCTTCAAGCGACAATGAAGCCGCATCTTCTTCCGTCCCCCAGACAGCCGAGTTTCGAACTTTTTCTTTTTTGGCCTCGGTTTTCTTTATATCGGAAGAGGAAACAGCACAGTTAAAGAGTAGCGCGAGTATGGTGATATATCTCATGGGACAAATCTGGCGAATTAGAAGAATTTAATAAACCATTTTATGACTTTATTCCGGTGGTCCAGTGCACACCCCTACCCTACCGAAAAAGTCTGCCAAACAACCACGTGGTTGTTTGCCGGATTTATGATGGATTCTCTTATGCCACGTTCTGGCGAAATTCAGAACTTTTATAAGTTTTAGGCATCTGGTTATATTCTTTTCCACGAAGTAATCGCCCAGTATTCTTTTTCCTAACGCCACCCCATTGTTTAAAGAAGAACGGTATTTTTTTCAAAGAGCATAGTTTTCTAATTTCGATCGCCCATTCCTCTTTCATCGGCCGGGCATTTGGGCCAGATTCTCCACCCAAAATCACCCAATCAATTCCATCTAAATTTATATCAGAAACACTCTCAAGGAGTGGCTCGATTGATAAAAACTTTGTCTTAGCATCTGATTGAATAAGAGGAAGTAATCGTTTGTATGCTAATTTATTTTCAATCGTTACTCCCATCCAGATGTTAGAAGTCCAGTTGATTTTTTTATTTAATTCCTTTAATCTTTCAGGTCGTTTCGTAAGAACTTGAAAAGTATGTCTCGGACTGTTATTCATCACTTTGAAAATTTTTAATATAAAATCATCCGGGATATCCTTATGAAAAATATCACTCATCGAATTCACAAAATATAAGGTCGGAGTTTTCTTTTTAATAGGCAATTCCAGTCTGTTTGGATGTAGCTTCACTTCAGAGAATGCGCCCCAAATACTCTCAAACCGGTTTGTCAGTGTTTCCGCATAACAATGTTTACATCCAGCACTTATCTTCGTGCACCCCGTGACGGGGTTCCAGGTTGATTCAGTCCATTCAATTTTTGAGTTTATTGCCATTGGTAATCCCTATATTTATTAAATATATCGCTCACTATTTTATCAGCTGTTTTTTTAGAATTTCGATCTTAAGTTCAGACCAATATCCAATTTCATCTAATTCAAACCCTAGATTTTCTTTGTTCATTTTTCTTCCAAACAACCAAATGGCCGTTTGATTGAAATATCGACACCTTAGCCTAACTTCCAGTTATTTTATGCCAACTAACTCGAGAAAGTGATATTTTCTACAATTATGACAGGAAAAATAGAACAAAGCACTAGGATGGTTTGAGGAATAACAAGCCCTCTCACCCACACTACCGAGTGAGAGTCTGGCCGAGGATAAGAACAAACGTTCTAGTATACTTTTTGAATTTGAACACTCGAAACTTCATATTTCTTTTTAGCTCGGTTATGCCTGCTAACAATTGTGATGTCTGCATTCAAATTTCTCTTCCCTGCATGAAGTTTTTTAGCATCAACTTTTTCTTCCAAAACAAAGCGAATCCGTTTATCGATAATACCCGGAACTATACCTGCCCATACTGAATCAGTTCGATCACGATCGCTTGCAAATATTTCAATAGGTTGGTTTAGAAAAGTTTCAGTTTTTAAATCTGGAACAGGTGCAGTGTAATCAACCGGGGTTTCTTTTACGAATTCATTCGAAATAGTTAATCTAGGATCATTCTCAAATTCAATTGTTGCATTTTCATCATTTTTGGCTGGTTTCACAACACTGATCGCACTTTGAGCTAATTTCTTTTTATCACGATCTCCAATCGAATCTATAATTTTTGCAATATCATCGCCTGTAAAATTTACTCCCGAACCTATGTTTACTATATTATTGTTATATGCCTGAACATTCGTAGTAGGTTCGTTTTTCCCTACAAGCGAATACACAATCCCTCCACCAATTAAAGCACCTACCCCTATGGCGATTATTGATTTCACTGGTTTACTATCTTTGAAGATTTTTTGCAAAGTTTCTTTTGCACTTTCATAATTTTCCCTTCCCCCGCAAATCAATTCAATTAAAATTTCTTCTTTCAGGCTCCCGGACTGAATTGATTGAATAAAAATATTGATTTCGTTTACTTTGATATCTTGATATTGATGCTCTATAAATGAAGGCGTTCTTTCTAGAATATCTTTGAGGCCTCTTAAGGACTCTAAAATTTCATCCAAAGGAACTGGACCTTTGGTCGTGTAATTAATTGAATAATTGGTCTTCAGGGTAATTGAATCTGTCATTAGATGCCACTTGTTACTGGTTATATTATCGCCAACTAACCTCCAAATTGGACAAAAAAGAAATGATCTCCATATTAATTATGTAAAATTCCTGAACTCATATTTTGAACTTCTTCCGTTTTTATTGCATTGTTTTGAAATAAAATTTGGATTTCGTAAATTTTTTCATTAACCGATTTATCCGGCTCTTCCCCTTGTAGGATAACCTCTCTTAGAAGGTCTAAAAGTATTTTTTCTATCTGTTTCTCAACCAACACAAAAAACACCATATCATGGAGGTGGGACAATATACTATACATAAATATAGTATATATGTGACATAACT of the Leptospira bandrabouensis genome contains:
- a CDS encoding DUF5131 family protein, whose translation is MAINSKIEWTESTWNPVTGCTKISAGCKHCYAETLTNRFESIWGAFSEVKLHPNRLELPIKKKTPTLYFVNSMSDIFHKDIPDDFILKIFKVMNNSPRHTFQVLTKRPERLKELNKKINWTSNIWMGVTIENKLAYKRLLPLIQSDAKTKFLSIEPLLESVSDINLDGIDWVILGGESGPNARPMKEEWAIEIRKLCSLKKIPFFFKQWGGVRKKNTGRLLRGKEYNQMPKTYKSSEFRQNVA
- a CDS encoding AAA family ATPase, which translates into the protein MKILEIKNKGSIPFPDGITWTPGDDSKIAIVGDNGSGKTTLLDTLSMAFYGVTPNRRSESGREEGAIYGCFKDKTSSIEVKAEFNGKLIHVKRLIDPIAKTQKPYLYVDGKAVTEGKLKEFQEKFLEHTDLPEELFLSALYHSQKGKGHIVSLDQAGSRELLGNLLGFQEYDSEFELLESERKALESSIAADDVLFKNLNFIIEGESNAQNSLSDDLKEKTKVEGELLSLEKVLSEIQQRLADYKAGSTEVRELIESKKTLSADKEVLEKEIEDLSERLRNNEALKEKEPEIRTAVEKKNCLEKEISELDKSILEIKTKIDIETKAIENSNKEVTLELEKLENQKTSTRNEFDTANTLLSEYRSKLAKLTSEVTECQKKASLLERVPCNGVEVSGKQLTEACELLADAVKSKGRIEELQKEFDSITLQVESQVKKIDSSKLEMQRIDSEKLLTSEKLKTFDSVKELRNKEDEIRKQISEKKTEISTFDETLKHLAHLDLIDERIRDYQAKIDISTNKKKDLESKLSEIESLITAKQSDVDGQLLIEKELSEARSKKTILNQRRDELVSNISKFESKLLQVKEAKEKLESLGTKTKLERLGRIKNLCEALSPKGVRALKLDASGPEISATINDVLSECYGSRFQVSFKTTKETGKGTIKEDFSIAVYDEETGEETFVDNKSGGQEAIIKEGISLGVAVYKIQKTGKAIETLIRDEADGGLTQKNAYLYQKMLDKAMTLGGFKQVIFVSHKPEIQDLADCVFRVADGKIEKTQREVISL
- a CDS encoding helix-turn-helix domain-containing protein; amino-acid sequence: MTNVRHRIKEVLAELKAEGHRQTQIAESLGITQASVSSYSRGEHDVSIPVAMLFEANYGYRKDWILNGELPKKVDSKNQLAEVARIAKQGRDLDSIPEIRDLLPDIKKLKEEDYNVLVTTIRRFLGKK
- a CDS encoding metallophosphoesterase family protein, whose translation is MIKIGNIADIHLQGGFESKEAIALLKAGEIFRERNVDLVCVGGDIFEDVSTEEQRLVFKQFIDGFAANTPILVIRGNHDKPKELLCYQSRVFGNVYVSETPEIFDFYLGQEKERIQFLTIPHFSAGALALQSKSVEQLAEKGTNAFMDLLDSYYQKIQNADFPSFVPFHGTISDAKLDNDRIPRMNGIHLPLGLLESFGCPVVGGHYHKVQNVGGKVWYPGSITRQTWGEAKDDKGILIWTWNGGLWDEMPEFISLNPEPMISISAKWNGTEFIGESGETIDLTKISESNAKLRFRYTVDKELTHTIPTNLKEILSAVDPTVKIEKTTVTKIAVRNEEIAKTNDIEESLRIYFKSKGMEDFDIEIHLAERRAIIQAQEVKEEVAA